One segment of Humidesulfovibrio mexicanus DNA contains the following:
- a CDS encoding glycosyltransferase family 4 protein has product MSGRVRVLHVLKSLGLGGTEKVAQSFLAHLDRDRFETAVHSPEDGPRAAQIRQGGSATFVGMDLGRALSVFRPQVVHLHRAGWPEPEFLRPVRDYAARNPVLVVETNVFGRHDPSPSGSVIDTHLFVSHFCAERYARHTGVAVSWPRYGVLYNPVDTDFFAAALPDGPQPSEPVVGRISRADPGKWSRLALEILPILARATPGFRYRVVGGVPEAMSFVRAHGLSPHVEFLPPLSTDAELAGFYGGLAVLAHANDAGESFGLVIAEAMACGLPVVTHPSREERDNAQVELVEHGVTGLVAETAEEYAACVRRLLENSAEARAMGLAGRDKARRLYRAQDIAGRLGDLYEELLARKREGA; this is encoded by the coding sequence ATGAGCGGACGGGTGCGGGTGCTCCATGTGCTCAAGTCCCTGGGGCTTGGCGGCACGGAGAAGGTCGCCCAGTCGTTTCTTGCGCATTTGGACAGGGACCGCTTCGAAACCGCCGTCCACAGCCCGGAGGACGGCCCCCGCGCCGCGCAGATCCGCCAGGGCGGCAGCGCCACCTTCGTGGGCATGGATCTTGGCCGTGCATTGTCCGTCTTTCGCCCGCAGGTGGTGCATCTGCACCGGGCGGGCTGGCCGGAACCGGAGTTCCTCCGCCCAGTGCGGGACTACGCAGCCAGGAACCCTGTCCTGGTGGTGGAGACCAATGTTTTCGGCCGACACGACCCCTCGCCTTCGGGGAGCGTCATCGACACGCACCTGTTCGTTTCGCATTTCTGCGCCGAGCGCTACGCCAGGCATACGGGCGTTGCTGTTTCCTGGCCCCGCTACGGGGTGCTCTACAACCCAGTGGACACGGATTTTTTCGCCGCCGCCCTGCCCGATGGACCGCAGCCTTCCGAGCCGGTCGTCGGCCGCATTTCCCGGGCCGATCCCGGCAAGTGGTCGCGTCTGGCCCTTGAGATTCTGCCCATCCTGGCGCGCGCAACGCCGGGGTTCCGCTACCGTGTGGTGGGCGGCGTCCCCGAGGCCATGTCCTTTGTGCGTGCGCACGGTCTTTCGCCCCATGTGGAGTTTCTGCCGCCGCTGTCCACGGACGCCGAGCTCGCCGGATTCTATGGAGGACTTGCCGTGCTGGCCCACGCCAACGACGCGGGTGAGAGCTTCGGACTGGTCATCGCCGAAGCCATGGCCTGCGGCCTGCCCGTGGTGACGCATCCAAGCCGCGAGGAGCGCGACAACGCGCAGGTGGAGCTTGTGGAGCACGGTGTCACCGGACTTGTGGCGGAAACCGCCGAGGAGTACGCGGCCTGCGTGCGACGTCTGCTTGAGAATTCCGCCGAGGCGCGCGCCATGGGTCTCGCCGGGCGGGATAAAGCCCGGCGGCTGTACCGCGCTCAGGACATCGCGGGCAGGCTTGGCGACCTGTACGAGGAGTTACTGGCGCGCAAGAGGGAGGGAGCATGA
- a CDS encoding sensor histidine kinase: MIEGSGYTKLRIKMVLTTLGFSLIPLLILGYAIFRQFESAHIGKVVQHLSHLTENKRRTIDLFLNERLSQLMAIAYTHKLQYFLEEGTLERVFTLMQARSKYYIDLGVIDQDGDHVVYTGPYRAIRTANYKDEDWFNQVSAKGFYISDVFLGRRNYPHFIIAVSRREGDRTWILRATIDSDIFDSLVQSDQLGTNGDAFLLNADNVLQSKPRFGPKLLQRVDFGSFPKFSGVRTESINVDGKPFLVGLAWLENKNWLLAIRDDPSEELMPLARTRSMVWLLLAGGFLLIAGGTILTSNTILGQLMQAEREKAALNASLTQSSKLASLGKMAAGVAHEINNPLAIIKEEAGWMRDLLAEEDIKASPNFKEYEGALAKIEQHVTRAKDVTHRLLGFARRMDPIHEDVNINEVINQTITFLQNEARYRGIEIHTGFQKNLPFVASDSSQLQQVFLNIIDNAIDAIGKDGHIHIRTMAVHDPEEVIITIKDSGPGIPKEKLDKIFDPFFTTKKVGEGTGLGLTISFSIVQKLGGRITVESEEGHGATFIIGLPLNKD; the protein is encoded by the coding sequence ATGATCGAAGGTTCGGGCTACACGAAACTGCGCATCAAGATGGTCCTGACCACACTGGGGTTCTCGCTCATTCCGCTGCTCATCCTGGGCTACGCCATCTTCCGCCAGTTCGAATCCGCGCACATTGGCAAGGTGGTGCAACACTTAAGCCACCTTACCGAAAACAAGCGCCGCACCATCGACCTGTTCCTGAACGAGCGCCTCTCGCAGCTCATGGCCATCGCCTATACGCACAAGCTGCAATACTTTCTGGAAGAAGGCACGCTTGAGCGGGTGTTCACCCTCATGCAGGCGCGCAGCAAGTACTACATCGACCTGGGCGTCATCGACCAGGACGGCGACCATGTGGTCTACACAGGCCCGTACCGGGCCATACGCACCGCCAATTACAAGGACGAGGACTGGTTCAACCAGGTCTCGGCCAAAGGCTTCTACATCAGCGACGTGTTTCTGGGCCGCCGCAATTATCCGCACTTCATCATCGCCGTCAGCCGCCGCGAGGGCGACCGCACCTGGATTCTGCGCGCCACCATCGACTCGGACATCTTCGACTCGCTTGTGCAGAGCGACCAACTGGGCACCAACGGCGACGCCTTTTTGCTCAATGCCGACAATGTGCTCCAGTCAAAGCCTCGCTTTGGCCCAAAGCTGCTGCAACGCGTAGACTTCGGATCCTTCCCCAAGTTTTCCGGCGTGCGCACGGAGTCCATCAACGTGGACGGCAAGCCGTTTCTCGTCGGCTTGGCCTGGCTTGAAAACAAGAACTGGCTGCTCGCCATTCGCGACGACCCCTCAGAGGAGCTGATGCCGCTGGCGCGTACGCGCTCCATGGTCTGGCTGCTGCTGGCCGGGGGCTTCTTGCTCATCGCCGGAGGCACCATCCTCACCAGCAACACCATCCTGGGGCAGTTGATGCAAGCGGAACGGGAAAAGGCCGCGCTGAACGCCAGCCTCACCCAGTCGAGCAAGCTCGCGTCCCTCGGCAAAATGGCCGCCGGCGTGGCCCACGAAATCAACAACCCCTTGGCCATCATCAAGGAAGAAGCGGGGTGGATGCGCGACCTGCTGGCCGAGGAGGACATCAAGGCCAGTCCGAATTTCAAGGAATACGAAGGGGCGCTCGCCAAAATCGAACAGCACGTCACCCGCGCCAAGGATGTGACCCATCGACTTTTGGGCTTCGCCCGGCGCATGGACCCCATCCACGAGGATGTGAACATCAACGAGGTCATCAACCAGACCATAACCTTCCTGCAGAACGAGGCGCGGTACCGCGGCATCGAGATCCACACCGGCTTCCAAAAGAACCTGCCGTTCGTGGCCAGCGACTCGTCCCAACTCCAGCAAGTGTTCTTGAACATCATCGACAACGCCATCGACGCCATCGGCAAGGACGGGCATATCCACATCCGCACAATGGCCGTGCACGATCCCGAAGAGGTCATCATCACCATCAAGGACTCCGGCCCCGGCATCCCCAAGGAAAAGCTCGACAAGATATTCGACCCCTTCTTCACCACCAAAAAGGTGGGCGAGGGCACGGGCCTTGGGCTCACCATCAGTTTCAGCATCGTCCAGAAGCTGGGCGGACGCATCACGGTGGAAAGCGAGGAAGGCCACGGGGCCACCTTCATCATCGGTCTGCCGCTGAACAAAGACTAG
- a CDS encoding glycosyltransferase family protein, translated as MSVDDPLFEYAAEVLSFGFKDAAEAVPPDQGAPDAMERIIARCLAAFARSGRKHMALLGLGSGFVAKALASSLPHGALVVCEQDVELARSLSRAGRLGWWRREGGARLALDASPWALLFLFDRAAIRLDDLFVLPNPELDPARKVRLRTLETLLCRSRLLGPPPQVPAPRLSVAAIVSPAEPELQCFFAQLPPWLHELVLVWDAEHLPSMNLPRAFPVWQTARPLARDFAAQRNAMLAACTGDWVFSLDADERLSDIDWAALPLLCAYPDICAWHLPRVTVYPTPGRALAGYGLWPDVQLRLFRRAPGLSYVGSVHERLTGLAGRQAVSLDLEIEHLSRLRKGEAEIRRKLEGFDEAAAGSVRHTLSAEYPSVPRSLLTSHRTMLPRGLLLPDAMA; from the coding sequence ATGAGCGTGGACGATCCGCTTTTCGAGTATGCGGCCGAGGTGCTCTCCTTCGGGTTTAAGGATGCTGCGGAGGCCGTTCCGCCCGATCAGGGCGCGCCGGACGCCATGGAGCGCATCATCGCCCGTTGCCTGGCGGCTTTTGCCCGTTCGGGCAGGAAGCACATGGCGTTGCTTGGACTGGGGTCGGGCTTCGTGGCCAAAGCCCTGGCCTCATCGCTGCCCCACGGGGCGCTGGTGGTGTGCGAACAGGACGTGGAATTGGCCAGAAGCCTGTCCCGGGCAGGTCGGCTTGGCTGGTGGCGGCGCGAAGGCGGGGCGCGGCTCGCCCTGGACGCCTCCCCCTGGGCGCTGCTGTTTTTGTTCGACCGTGCCGCAATCCGGCTCGATGACCTTTTTGTGCTGCCCAATCCTGAACTGGACCCGGCCCGCAAGGTCCGGCTGCGGACGCTGGAGACCCTGCTCTGCCGGTCACGGCTTTTGGGGCCGCCGCCGCAAGTCCCTGCGCCGCGTCTTTCGGTGGCCGCAATCGTTTCGCCAGCCGAGCCGGAACTCCAGTGCTTTTTCGCCCAGTTGCCGCCCTGGCTGCATGAGCTGGTTCTGGTCTGGGATGCGGAGCACCTGCCTTCCATGAATCTCCCGCGCGCGTTTCCCGTTTGGCAGACGGCCCGGCCCTTGGCCCGCGACTTCGCGGCCCAGCGCAACGCCATGCTTGCCGCCTGCACGGGAGACTGGGTGTTCAGCCTGGATGCTGACGAGCGGCTGTCGGATATTGATTGGGCGGCTTTGCCGCTTTTGTGTGCCTACCCAGACATTTGCGCTTGGCATCTGCCCCGCGTGACGGTCTACCCGACCCCGGGCCGCGCCCTTGCTGGGTATGGCCTTTGGCCGGACGTGCAGCTGCGCTTGTTCCGCCGCGCGCCTGGCCTGTCTTACGTCGGCTCGGTGCATGAGCGGCTTACCGGGCTTGCCGGGCGTCAGGCCGTGTCGCTGGACCTGGAGATTGAGCACTTGAGCCGCCTGCGCAAGGGGGAGGCGGAAATTCGCCGCAAGCTGGAGGGATTCGACGAGGCCGCTGCGGGAAGCGTGCGCCATACGCTGAGCGCGGAGTATCCGAGCGTGCCCCGTTCGCTGCTGACGTCGCATCGGACGATGCTGCCCAGGGGGCTCTTGCTTCCAGACGCGATGGCGTGA
- a CDS encoding sensor histidine kinase, producing the protein MSARRPGDNPPGGVRALLARATGTRVGGERRAVLWLHFLLPPALGALVVAAAFASLPLAALLAMAALVMAAIHARTLMERLTQAEEAKTSLNAQLIQSQKLAAVGELSAGIAHEINNPIAIIAQETEWAGHLVGEVEKNSSADFTEIKDSLREIRAQVDRCKNITHKLLDFARKREPILQEVDVARLIDDMARLVDKEAAYKNVSLARNMQQDLPMLRTDSPLLRQVVLNLMTNALQAVDRGGVIEVAAEADQNEIRIRVSDNGPGIAPENMDKIFNPFFTTKPPGQGTGLGLSLCHNLVSGMGGRIRVDSQPGKGAAFTVHLPRIPTRGRK; encoded by the coding sequence ATGTCAGCGCGCAGGCCAGGGGATAACCCTCCGGGCGGCGTGCGCGCCCTGCTCGCCAGGGCCACGGGCACGCGCGTGGGCGGGGAGCGCCGCGCGGTGCTTTGGCTACACTTTCTGCTGCCCCCAGCCCTGGGCGCCCTGGTCGTTGCGGCGGCCTTCGCAAGTCTGCCGCTGGCCGCGCTTTTGGCCATGGCCGCCCTGGTCATGGCCGCAATCCACGCCCGAACGCTGATGGAGCGCCTTACCCAGGCCGAAGAGGCCAAAACCTCCCTCAACGCCCAACTCATCCAGTCGCAAAAGCTGGCCGCCGTGGGCGAACTCTCGGCGGGCATCGCGCACGAAATCAACAACCCCATCGCCATTATCGCCCAGGAAACCGAATGGGCCGGGCACCTGGTGGGCGAGGTCGAGAAAAACAGCTCCGCCGACTTCACCGAAATCAAGGACTCGCTGCGGGAGATCCGCGCGCAGGTGGACCGCTGCAAGAACATCACCCACAAGCTGCTGGACTTCGCGCGCAAGCGCGAGCCCATTTTGCAGGAGGTGGATGTGGCGCGGCTCATCGACGACATGGCCAGGCTGGTGGACAAGGAAGCCGCGTACAAAAACGTCTCGCTCGCGCGCAATATGCAGCAGGACCTGCCGATGCTGCGCACGGACTCGCCGCTGTTGCGCCAGGTGGTGCTGAACCTCATGACCAACGCCCTGCAGGCCGTTGATCGCGGCGGCGTCATCGAGGTGGCGGCCGAGGCCGACCAGAACGAGATCCGCATACGCGTTTCGGACAACGGGCCAGGCATTGCGCCGGAAAACATGGACAAGATATTCAACCCCTTCTTCACCACCAAGCCGCCGGGCCAGGGCACGGGCCTGGGCCTCTCCCTGTGCCACAACCTGGTCAGCGGCATGGGGGGGCGCATCCGCGTGGACAGCCAGCCGGGCAAGGGGGCGGCCTTTACCGTACATCTGCCGCGCATTCCCACCAGAGGCCGCAAATGA
- a CDS encoding ASKHA domain-containing protein produces MIRIATSDGRVLERVPDPQLTLAQAIFLAGLWDGVPLCAGLGKCGLCRVRFVQSAPPPRDEELRRLGAEALAQGWRLSCLHPAQACDIELPEPKRSGQARQQSGSAGTAHARDAAALAVDLGTTSIHWTALSGHEAIASGQELNPQMGLGSEVMSRLGFAARPGGADILRGLVLDRLRQLVAAAEHKAKAPVSRLCVAGNSAMTCLLLGLPLEGLSRAPYHLEYTGGDERELASDLPPARIPPLLAPFVGADISAGLAAVSLETTNPESGSPRFPFLLADLGTNGEFVLALSPDEYLLASVPMGPALEGVGLRHGRTAAPGAVRAFALTPAGLRPEYVERPPQPGEDGGITGVGYLSLAAALLRAGALDESGRFVVPATPLGRKIAGNTSEQGGETVLDLGGGLGLPASDVEELVKVKAAFNLALSRLLAESGLRAGALTAVFLAGAMGEHVDARDLAALGFLPEALAGRLVRAGNTSLAGARLLLNSPQAWDWVRALPGKCRALDLASDSGFGSLYVERMVLRHVP; encoded by the coding sequence ATGATCCGCATCGCCACCAGCGACGGCAGAGTCCTTGAACGTGTGCCTGACCCGCAGCTCACCCTTGCCCAGGCCATCTTTCTGGCCGGGCTTTGGGATGGGGTGCCCCTGTGCGCGGGCCTGGGCAAGTGCGGCCTGTGCCGCGTGCGCTTCGTCCAGTCCGCCCCGCCGCCACGCGACGAAGAACTGCGCAGGCTCGGGGCCGAAGCTCTGGCCCAGGGCTGGCGGCTCTCCTGCCTGCATCCGGCGCAGGCCTGCGACATCGAGCTTCCAGAGCCAAAACGCTCCGGCCAGGCGCGCCAGCAGTCCGGTTCGGCCGGGACCGCGCACGCGCGCGACGCAGCCGCCCTCGCCGTGGACCTGGGCACCACCAGCATCCACTGGACCGCGCTTTCCGGCCACGAGGCCATTGCCTCCGGCCAGGAGCTGAACCCACAGATGGGCCTGGGCAGCGAGGTCATGTCACGCCTGGGCTTCGCGGCGCGGCCCGGCGGAGCGGACATCCTGCGCGGCCTTGTGCTGGACCGTCTGCGCCAGCTCGTCGCGGCGGCCGAACACAAGGCGAAAGCACCCGTGTCGCGGCTGTGCGTGGCGGGCAACAGCGCCATGACCTGTCTGCTGCTCGGCCTGCCCCTTGAGGGGCTTTCACGCGCTCCCTACCATCTTGAGTATACCGGGGGCGACGAGCGCGAGCTTGCGTCAGACCTGCCGCCCGCGCGCATCCCGCCCCTGCTCGCGCCCTTCGTGGGCGCGGACATCAGCGCCGGACTGGCCGCCGTGAGCCTGGAAACGACGAACCCGGAGTCCGGGTCGCCACGCTTTCCCTTCCTCCTGGCCGACCTCGGCACCAATGGCGAGTTCGTGCTGGCCCTCTCCCCGGACGAGTATCTGCTGGCCAGCGTGCCCATGGGCCCGGCCCTGGAAGGCGTGGGCCTGCGCCACGGCCGCACCGCCGCTCCGGGCGCTGTGCGCGCCTTCGCCCTGACCCCGGCTGGCCTGCGGCCCGAATACGTGGAGCGCCCGCCACAGCCCGGCGAGGACGGCGGCATCACGGGCGTGGGCTACCTGTCGCTTGCGGCCGCGCTGCTGCGCGCCGGGGCGCTGGACGAGTCCGGCCGCTTCGTGGTACCCGCCACGCCTCTTGGCCGTAAAATCGCCGGGAACACATCCGAACAGGGCGGCGAGACCGTTCTCGACCTTGGCGGCGGCCTTGGCCTGCCCGCCTCGGACGTGGAAGAGCTGGTGAAGGTCAAGGCGGCCTTCAATCTGGCGCTCTCGCGCCTGCTGGCGGAGTCCGGCCTGCGCGCCGGGGCGCTTACGGCGGTCTTTCTCGCCGGGGCCATGGGCGAGCATGTGGACGCCCGCGACCTGGCCGCCCTGGGCTTTTTGCCCGAGGCGCTCGCCGGGCGGCTGGTGCGCGCGGGCAACACCTCGCTCGCCGGGGCGCGGCTGCTGCTCAACTCCCCCCAGGCCTGGGACTGGGTGCGCGCCCTGCCCGGAAAGTGCCGCGCGCTGGATCTGGCCTCGGACTCCGGCTTCGGCTCCCTGTACGTTGAAAGGATGGTGCTGCGACATGTTCCCTGA
- a CDS encoding response regulator, whose protein sequence is MDMNILLVDDEADFVETMTKRFRIRKIPVATAGSGAEALRLVDEQDFDVVILDVRMPGMDGLEVLRQIRAKRPMTEVIMLTGHASLDAGMQGMSLGAYDYVLKPADFDDLLDKVRRAAERKALNVSAQARG, encoded by the coding sequence ATGGACATGAACATCCTGCTTGTGGACGACGAGGCCGACTTCGTCGAAACCATGACAAAACGCTTCCGCATCCGCAAAATTCCGGTGGCCACGGCCGGGAGTGGTGCGGAGGCCTTGCGCCTTGTTGACGAGCAGGATTTCGACGTGGTGATTCTGGACGTGCGGATGCCCGGCATGGACGGGCTTGAAGTGCTGCGGCAGATACGCGCCAAGCGCCCCATGACCGAAGTCATCATGCTTACCGGGCACGCCTCGCTTGACGCCGGGATGCAGGGCATGAGCCTTGGCGCGTACGACTACGTGCTCAAGCCCGCGGATTTCGACGATCTGCTGGACAAGGTGCGCCGGGCGGCCGAGCGCAAGGCCCTCAATGTCAGCGCGCAGGCCAGGGGATAA
- a CDS encoding YIP1 family protein, which produces MDESKIPPRAQMATCPKCAHKFRFRVVDDLEPEAGAPGAPHAGQAAAARQGEQGLGTPVDAPADPMAAQRAAAAAAWKRLQDSRPGKSLDAPGADALRPDQDDQAQATPGPEFPASPKREGGVDTTGSFGPSSGPAPGPASEAPSSPSFGPSGAGGQSWPEPGAPKSTGSPVPFEDLPRHGFFSGLWATIRTLLTKPGEFFRAMPVADGMAKPLIFHVLLAEFMVACQYVWSLAGIGATAQYIGSPELMQMGLGASGAAPVLLLVVYPLLLVLRLMLMTGVVHLLLRLLRSGGAGAEATFRVLCYSAAPLALGIFPVLGPLVGGIWSIVLTILGLKVVHRTSMAASMFAVFVPILLLLAALVGLMQGLVQAG; this is translated from the coding sequence GTGGACGAGAGCAAGATACCCCCGCGCGCCCAGATGGCCACCTGCCCCAAGTGCGCGCACAAGTTTCGCTTTCGTGTGGTGGATGATCTGGAGCCGGAGGCGGGCGCGCCCGGCGCCCCGCACGCTGGCCAAGCTGCCGCCGCGAGGCAGGGAGAGCAGGGCCTGGGGACGCCTGTCGATGCTCCCGCCGACCCCATGGCCGCCCAGCGCGCAGCCGCTGCCGCAGCCTGGAAGCGGTTGCAGGACAGCCGTCCGGGCAAATCTTTGGATGCCCCCGGAGCCGATGCGCTTCGGCCGGACCAGGATGACCAGGCCCAGGCGACGCCAGGGCCGGAATTCCCGGCTTCGCCGAAACGGGAGGGCGGCGTCGACACCACCGGAAGCTTTGGCCCTTCATCCGGCCCGGCCCCTGGCCCGGCATCGGAAGCTCCGTCCAGCCCGTCCTTTGGTCCAAGCGGCGCAGGCGGCCAGTCTTGGCCCGAACCCGGAGCGCCAAAATCAACGGGTTCGCCCGTGCCCTTCGAGGATCTCCCCCGCCATGGCTTTTTTTCCGGCCTGTGGGCAACCATACGGACATTGCTGACCAAGCCCGGAGAGTTCTTCCGCGCCATGCCCGTGGCCGACGGCATGGCCAAACCGCTCATCTTTCACGTGCTGCTGGCCGAGTTCATGGTGGCCTGCCAGTATGTCTGGAGCTTGGCGGGCATCGGAGCCACGGCCCAGTATATTGGCAGCCCAGAGCTTATGCAAATGGGGCTTGGAGCATCGGGAGCCGCGCCCGTGCTGCTCCTCGTCGTCTACCCGCTGTTGCTGGTGCTGCGGCTCATGCTCATGACCGGCGTGGTCCATTTGTTGCTGCGCCTGCTGCGTTCCGGCGGCGCCGGGGCCGAGGCCACCTTCCGCGTGCTGTGCTATTCCGCGGCGCCTCTGGCTTTGGGCATCTTCCCCGTCTTGGGGCCGCTGGTGGGCGGCATCTGGAGCATCGTCCTCACGATCCTCGGCCTCAAGGTTGTCCACCGCACCAGCATGGCCGCCTCCATGTTCGCCGTGTTCGTGCCCATCCTGCTGCTGCTGGCCGCGCTCGTCGGCCTGATGCAGGGCCTGGTTCAGGCGGGGTGA
- a CDS encoding PEP/pyruvate-binding domain-containing protein, whose protein sequence is MRLLSANNKALEIMSDLEEALGGSRIFGMSFIRANTTAVGVNVFKLVRSLTELEPGRYEPLFDRLASIQAEIDAILSRKAGRQAAPLVLDVSRIDRHAADLVGGKMANLADMRTSLGLPVPAGFVVTAAGYEAFMAAGDLQAEINARLQSLPEDAAPGDAEAVAARFRVSSEIRQSIMAAQVPPPLADAIRGAYACLREELGGATVRVSLRSSALGEDAAGTTFAGQFKSILNVPEEGLLDAYKEIVASKHTLHAITYRLNRGIRDEDVAMCVGCMELVDARAGGVMYSRNPLAPRDPAVVINSVWGLPTAVVDGTTPTDLFVVERVSGDGFALREREIKTKAERTVPDQGEGLRREVLPAELAAEPSLTDAQALELARFADGLERAYGGPQDIEWAVDPAGRVQLLQCRPLALAAPDATGIPTGRAVPGATELLAGGAAACAGAGAGPVFVARKEIDALRFPDGAVLVVPMALPRWAALLPRAAALVAEQGGITGHLANVAREFGVPALFDVPGAADALSEGVEVTVDALGRRIYAGRVDALLSKQAPRATVMAGSPVFECLREVSRLVLPLNLTDPESPEFRPENCSTYHDITRYAHEMSVRDMFDFGARSGLASQASKQLACEVPMQWWVVNLDDGFTGPVPERFVHLADISSAPMLAIWAGICAVPWAGPPPASARGMMNVFLEATMNPELAEGGPGGFSDRNVFMISSRYACLSSRFGFHFTTIESMLTDGDFDSYAGFKFSGGAADAGRRVLRAELIADVLERHGFHAKVRGDNLFAKAESRDHGFILDRLRILGYLLVHTRQLDMAMADRGAADAMRDKLLSDITAILAVPFPLPQACQGWAKAGGKA, encoded by the coding sequence ATGCGCCTTCTGTCGGCCAACAACAAGGCGCTTGAGATCATGAGCGATCTTGAGGAGGCGCTCGGAGGATCGCGCATATTCGGCATGAGCTTCATTCGGGCAAACACTACCGCCGTTGGCGTCAACGTGTTCAAGCTCGTGCGGTCCCTCACCGAGTTGGAGCCCGGCCGCTACGAGCCGCTTTTCGACCGACTCGCGTCCATTCAAGCCGAGATTGACGCCATCCTTTCCCGCAAGGCCGGGCGGCAAGCCGCGCCCCTGGTCCTTGATGTGTCCCGCATCGACCGCCATGCCGCCGACCTTGTGGGCGGCAAGATGGCCAATCTCGCCGACATGCGCACCTCCCTTGGCCTGCCGGTTCCCGCGGGGTTCGTGGTCACGGCCGCAGGGTACGAGGCCTTCATGGCCGCAGGCGACCTGCAGGCCGAAATCAACGCCCGTCTGCAATCCCTGCCCGAAGACGCCGCACCGGGCGATGCCGAGGCTGTGGCCGCGCGGTTTCGCGTTTCCTCGGAAATCCGCCAGAGCATAATGGCCGCCCAGGTGCCGCCACCCCTGGCCGACGCCATTCGCGGGGCCTATGCCTGCCTGCGCGAGGAACTGGGCGGCGCAACGGTGAGGGTTTCGCTGCGCAGCAGCGCCCTGGGCGAGGATGCGGCCGGAACGACCTTTGCCGGGCAATTCAAGAGCATCCTGAATGTGCCCGAAGAAGGCCTGCTCGACGCCTACAAGGAGATCGTCGCCAGCAAGCACACTCTGCACGCCATCACCTACCGGCTGAACCGGGGCATCCGCGACGAGGATGTGGCCATGTGCGTGGGCTGCATGGAGCTGGTGGACGCCCGCGCAGGAGGGGTCATGTATTCGCGCAACCCGCTGGCCCCCCGCGATCCTGCCGTGGTCATCAACTCCGTATGGGGGCTGCCCACCGCCGTGGTGGACGGCACCACGCCAACCGATCTGTTCGTGGTCGAGCGCGTGTCCGGGGACGGTTTCGCCCTGCGCGAGCGCGAGATCAAGACCAAGGCCGAGCGGACCGTGCCGGACCAAGGCGAGGGCCTTCGGCGCGAGGTCCTGCCTGCCGAATTGGCGGCGGAGCCTTCGCTCACCGATGCGCAAGCCCTGGAGCTGGCTCGCTTTGCTGATGGATTGGAGCGCGCCTACGGGGGGCCGCAGGACATCGAGTGGGCTGTGGACCCGGCCGGGCGCGTGCAGTTGTTGCAGTGCCGTCCGCTTGCCTTGGCCGCCCCGGACGCGACCGGCATTCCAACGGGACGCGCCGTTCCTGGCGCCACGGAGCTTCTCGCCGGTGGAGCGGCCGCCTGCGCCGGAGCCGGGGCCGGGCCGGTATTCGTGGCGAGAAAAGAGATCGACGCCCTGCGCTTTCCCGACGGGGCCGTGCTTGTGGTTCCCATGGCCTTGCCGCGCTGGGCGGCGTTGTTGCCGCGCGCCGCAGCTCTTGTGGCGGAGCAGGGGGGCATCACCGGGCATCTGGCCAATGTCGCGCGCGAGTTCGGGGTGCCTGCGCTTTTTGATGTTCCTGGCGCGGCGGATGCGCTGTCCGAGGGCGTCGAGGTGACGGTGGACGCGTTGGGGCGACGCATCTATGCGGGCCGCGTGGATGCGTTGTTGTCCAAGCAGGCGCCGCGGGCGACGGTCATGGCGGGCAGCCCCGTGTTTGAATGCCTGCGCGAGGTTTCACGGCTTGTGCTGCCCTTGAACCTTACGGATCCTGAGTCGCCGGAGTTCCGGCCGGAAAACTGCTCCACCTACCACGACATCACCCGCTATGCCCACGAGATGAGCGTGCGCGACATGTTCGACTTCGGCGCGCGCAGCGGTCTGGCCAGCCAGGCCAGCAAGCAGCTGGCGTGCGAAGTGCCCATGCAGTGGTGGGTGGTCAACCTGGACGACGGTTTCACCGGCCCGGTGCCGGAACGGTTCGTCCACCTTGCCGACATCTCCAGCGCGCCCATGCTGGCCATCTGGGCGGGCATTTGCGCGGTGCCTTGGGCCGGGCCCCCGCCGGCAAGCGCGCGCGGCATGATGAACGTCTTCCTTGAAGCCACCATGAACCCCGAGCTGGCCGAAGGCGGACCGGGGGGATTCAGCGACCGCAACGTGTTCATGATCTCCAGCCGCTACGCCTGCCTGAGCTCGCGTTTCGGTTTCCATTTCACGACCATTGAATCCATGCTCACCGATGGCGACTTTGATTCCTACGCCGGATTCAAGTTCAGCGGCGGCGCGGCGGACGCGGGCCGCCGGGTGCTGCGCGCCGAGCTTATCGCCGATGTGCTGGAGCGGCACGGCTTTCACGCCAAGGTGCGCGGCGACAACCTTTTCGCCAAGGCGGAGAGCCGCGACCATGGCTTCATCCTCGACAGGCTGCGCATCCTTGGCTACCTGCTGGTGCACACGAGACAGTTGGACATGGCCATGGCCGACAGGGGAGCGGCCGATGCCATGCGCGACAAGTTGCTGTCCGACATCACGGCCATATTGGCGGTTCCCTTTCCCCTTCCGCAGGCGTGCCAGGGCTGGGCAAAAGCCGGGGGCAAGGCATGA